One part of the Falco peregrinus isolate bFalPer1 chromosome 14, bFalPer1.pri, whole genome shotgun sequence genome encodes these proteins:
- the GPATCH1 gene encoding G patch domain-containing protein 1 isoform X2 has translation MAAAESGDSEEEDLASYGTALQPLQEGERIKKPVPLQEQTVKDAKGRYQRFHGAFTGGFSAGYFNTVGTKEGWTPSAFVSSRQKRADRTVLGPEDFMDEEDLSEFGIAPKDITTTDDFASKAKDRIKEKARQIAGVVAAIPGTTAFDDLIGPSKITVGVELLRKMGWKEGQGIGPRVKRKPCRQKPDPAVKIYGCALPPGLSEGSEDEEDEYQPENVTFAPKDVMPVDLTPKENVHGLGYKGLDPSQALFGVSGREHLNLFTGGSEDTSNLLGDLRHNKGRKLGITGQAFGVGALEEEDDDIYATETLSKYDTILKDEEPGDGLYGWTAPKQYKSKKKSEREVKYIGKILDGFSLASKSSTPTKIYRPPDLPRNYRPIHYFRPVIAAGNENSRLQKALEESTGKLESNMTQQGRHALNASQRREQLGETSLKGPAPSVLEYLSEKDRERLKEVKRASEQQMKAKVVPQQSRNSRFQPASPDDASRKWQMLLGGQLANAGSSDFKPFARNPEKQKRYESFVKSLKQGEKDTLEHYLDPNMTEWERGREQEEFFRAAMFYKSSNSTLSSRFTRAKYEDDVDKVEVPRDQENDIDDKETAVKMKMFGKLTRDKFEWHPEKLLCKRFNVPDPYPDSSIVGLPKVKRDKYSVFNFLTVPEPTTSVTQATNEKIQQNNSLNKPKKPSRWDVSDKEKEKKDSISEFISLARSKADVQQQPPVPATEECGTGQSETLPAEVADEDKDQEEESRPSMDLFKAIFVSSSDEKSSSSEEESDEEQQPTTSVIDSETTKQDDLPDSSSSNVQENVTATADPGISLLPASKQELDTTEEFGPKLPPAFCSGPNRQQEPVVPASFPGPSRKEKHRKNREKHKTKREHKHKKEKKKKHKKQKNKGKHKNKKSEKDSSSDTSDSSDSLSDIDTTGLSPKELLRRLKQLQY, from the exons atggcggcggcggaGTCCGGTGACAGCGAGGAGGAGGATCTGGCGAGCTACGGCACCgcgctgcagcccctgcaggaGG GCGAACGAATTAAAAAGCCAGTTCCTCTTCAAGAACAGACTGTTAAAGACGCAAAGGGACGGTATCAGCGTTTCCATGGAGCTTTTACTGGTGGTTTCTCTGCTGGTTACTTTAACACTGTTGGCACGAAGGAAG GATGGACTCCTTCAGCGTTTGTATCATCAAGGCAGAAGAGAGCAGACAGAACCGTTCTTGGACCAGAAGACTTCATGGATGAAGAG GATCTTAGTGAATTTGGGATAGCACCAAAAGATATTACAACCACAGATGATTTTGCATCCAAAGCtaaagacagaataaaagagaaagctaGACAGATTGCAGGAGTAGTTGCTGCCATTCCAGGAACCACTGCATTTGATGATTTAATAGGACCATCAAA aatAACAGTTGGGGTTGAACTGTTACGGAAAATGGGCTGGAAAGAAGGGCAAGGAATTGGACCGCGTGTGAAAAGAAAGCCGTGCAGGCAGAAACCTG ACCCTGCGGTGAAAATATATGGTTGTGCGTTACCACCTGGACTGTCTGAGGGTTCTGAG GATGAAGAGGATGAATACCAGCCAGAGAATGTGACGTTTGCACCAAAAGATGTAATGCCTGTAGATTTGACGCCAAAAGAGAATGTCCATGGACTTGGCTACAAGGGTTTGGACCCCTCACAAGCTTTGTTTGGTGTATCTGGAAGAGAACACCTGAATCTTTTCACAGGTGGTTCCGAAGACACAAGCAATTTACTTGGTGATCTGAGACacaataaaggaagaaaactagGTATTACAGGTCAG gcgTTTGGTGTAGGAGctttggaggaggaggatgatgaTATTTATGCAACTGAAACACTGTCAAAATACGATACAATTCTAAAAGATGAGGAACCTGGAGATGGCTTGTATGGCTGGACAGCACCTAAGCAGTATAAATCCAAAAAAA AGTCTGAAAGAGAAGTTAAATATATAGGCAAAATCTTGGATGGTTTTTCCCTGGCATCAAAATCATCAACTCCAACCAAG ATTTATCGACCACCTGACCTGCCACGAAATTACAGACCAATCCATTACTTTCGACCTGTGATAGcagctggaaatgaaaacagccGTTTACAGAAGGCATTAGAGGAATCGACTGGAAAACTTGAGAGTAATATGACGCAGCAAGGCAGGCATGCTTTGAATGCATCTCAGAGGAGGGAACAACTAGGAGAGACTAGTCTAAAAG gtCCAGCTCCTTCTGTTTTGGAATATCTGTctgagaaagacagagaaagactCAAAGAAGTGAAACGAGCATCTGAACAACAGATGAAAGCAAAAGTAGTGCCTCAGCAGTCACGAAATAGCAGATTCCAGCCAGCCTCCCCAGATGATGCTTCTCGCAAATGGCAAATGTTGTTGGGGGGACAGTTAGCAAATGCTGGTTCTAGTGACTTCAAACCATTTGcaagaaatccagaaaaacaaaagagataTGAAAGTTTTGTGAAAAGTCTtaagcaaggagaaaaag ATACATTGGAGCATTATTTAGACCCGAACATGACAGAATGGGAGCGAGGAAGAGAACAAGAGGAGTTCTTCCGTGCAGCAATGTTCTACAAATCCTCAAATTCAACACTGTCATCCAGGTTTACCCGGGCTAAATATGAAGATGATGTTGACAAAGTTGAAGTTCCTCGGGACCAAGAG AATGATATTGATGATAAGGAAACTGCTGTGAAGATGAAGATGTTTGGCAAACTCACAAGAGACAAGTTTGAATGGCATCCTGAAAAGCTGTTGTGTAAAAGATTTAATGTTCCTGATCCATATCCCGA TTCTTCCATTGTTGGGTTACCAAAAGTGAAACGAGACAAGTATTCTGTGTTTAATTTCTTAACTGTGCCTGAGCCCACCACATCTGTAACTCAagcaacaaatgaaaaaatccaACAGAATAACAGTCTCAACA AACCAAAGAAGCCTTCAAGATGGGATGTGTCAGataaagagaaggagaaaaaagattcTATCAGCGAATTCATTAGTCTTGCTAGATCAAAAGCTgatgttcagcagcagccaccagtgCCAGCAACAGAAGAATGTGGAACTGGGCAGAGTGAAACTCTTCCCGCTGAG GTAGCTGATGAAGATAAGgatcaggaagaagaaagcagaccATCCATGGATTTATTTAAGGCCATTTTTGTGAGTTCCTCAGATGAAAAAtcatcttcctctgaagaaGAGAGTGATGAAGAACAGCAACCAACTACTTCAGTAATAGATTCAGAAACCACCAAGCAAGATGATTTACCGGACAGTTCTTCATCTAATGTGCAGG AGAATGTGACTGCTACAGCCGACCCTGGCATTTCTTTGTTGCCTGCTTCAAAGCAGGAACTGGATACAACAGAGGAATTTGGACCAAAGTTGCCTCCAGCTTTTTGTTCTG GCCCTAATAGGCAACAAGAACCTGTGGTGCCAGCAAGTTTTCCTGGGCctagtagaaaagaaaaacataggAAGAACAGAGAGAAACACAAGACTAAGAGAGAACataaacacaaaaaggaaaag aaaaagaaacataagaaacagaaaaacaaaggcaaacacaagaataaaaaatcagaaaaagacagCAGCTCAGACACTTCAGATAGCAGTGACAGCCTTAGTGATATAGATACCACAGGCTTGTCACCCAAGGAACTTCTAAGAAG atTAAAACAACTTCAGTATTGA
- the GPATCH1 gene encoding G patch domain-containing protein 1 isoform X1, which translates to MAAAESGDSEEEDLASYGTALQPLQEGERIKKPVPLQEQTVKDAKGRYQRFHGAFTGGFSAGYFNTVGTKEGWTPSAFVSSRQKRADRTVLGPEDFMDEEDLSEFGIAPKDITTTDDFASKAKDRIKEKARQIAGVVAAIPGTTAFDDLIGPSKITVGVELLRKMGWKEGQGIGPRVKRKPCRQKPDPAVKIYGCALPPGLSEGSEDEEDEYQPENVTFAPKDVMPVDLTPKENVHGLGYKGLDPSQALFGVSGREHLNLFTGGSEDTSNLLGDLRHNKGRKLGITGQAFGVGALEEEDDDIYATETLSKYDTILKDEEPGDGLYGWTAPKQYKSKKKSEREVKYIGKILDGFSLASKSSTPTKIYRPPDLPRNYRPIHYFRPVIAAGNENSRLQKALEESTGKLESNMTQQGRHALNASQRREQLGETSLKGPAPSVLEYLSEKDRERLKEVKRASEQQMKAKVVPQQSRNSRFQPASPDDASRKWQMLLGGQLANAGSSDFKPFARNPEKQKRYESFVKSLKQGEKVDTLEHYLDPNMTEWERGREQEEFFRAAMFYKSSNSTLSSRFTRAKYEDDVDKVEVPRDQENDIDDKETAVKMKMFGKLTRDKFEWHPEKLLCKRFNVPDPYPDSSIVGLPKVKRDKYSVFNFLTVPEPTTSVTQATNEKIQQNNSLNKPKKPSRWDVSDKEKEKKDSISEFISLARSKADVQQQPPVPATEECGTGQSETLPAEVADEDKDQEEESRPSMDLFKAIFVSSSDEKSSSSEEESDEEQQPTTSVIDSETTKQDDLPDSSSSNVQENVTATADPGISLLPASKQELDTTEEFGPKLPPAFCSGPNRQQEPVVPASFPGPSRKEKHRKNREKHKTKREHKHKKEKKKKHKKQKNKGKHKNKKSEKDSSSDTSDSSDSLSDIDTTGLSPKELLRRLKQLQY; encoded by the exons atggcggcggcggaGTCCGGTGACAGCGAGGAGGAGGATCTGGCGAGCTACGGCACCgcgctgcagcccctgcaggaGG GCGAACGAATTAAAAAGCCAGTTCCTCTTCAAGAACAGACTGTTAAAGACGCAAAGGGACGGTATCAGCGTTTCCATGGAGCTTTTACTGGTGGTTTCTCTGCTGGTTACTTTAACACTGTTGGCACGAAGGAAG GATGGACTCCTTCAGCGTTTGTATCATCAAGGCAGAAGAGAGCAGACAGAACCGTTCTTGGACCAGAAGACTTCATGGATGAAGAG GATCTTAGTGAATTTGGGATAGCACCAAAAGATATTACAACCACAGATGATTTTGCATCCAAAGCtaaagacagaataaaagagaaagctaGACAGATTGCAGGAGTAGTTGCTGCCATTCCAGGAACCACTGCATTTGATGATTTAATAGGACCATCAAA aatAACAGTTGGGGTTGAACTGTTACGGAAAATGGGCTGGAAAGAAGGGCAAGGAATTGGACCGCGTGTGAAAAGAAAGCCGTGCAGGCAGAAACCTG ACCCTGCGGTGAAAATATATGGTTGTGCGTTACCACCTGGACTGTCTGAGGGTTCTGAG GATGAAGAGGATGAATACCAGCCAGAGAATGTGACGTTTGCACCAAAAGATGTAATGCCTGTAGATTTGACGCCAAAAGAGAATGTCCATGGACTTGGCTACAAGGGTTTGGACCCCTCACAAGCTTTGTTTGGTGTATCTGGAAGAGAACACCTGAATCTTTTCACAGGTGGTTCCGAAGACACAAGCAATTTACTTGGTGATCTGAGACacaataaaggaagaaaactagGTATTACAGGTCAG gcgTTTGGTGTAGGAGctttggaggaggaggatgatgaTATTTATGCAACTGAAACACTGTCAAAATACGATACAATTCTAAAAGATGAGGAACCTGGAGATGGCTTGTATGGCTGGACAGCACCTAAGCAGTATAAATCCAAAAAAA AGTCTGAAAGAGAAGTTAAATATATAGGCAAAATCTTGGATGGTTTTTCCCTGGCATCAAAATCATCAACTCCAACCAAG ATTTATCGACCACCTGACCTGCCACGAAATTACAGACCAATCCATTACTTTCGACCTGTGATAGcagctggaaatgaaaacagccGTTTACAGAAGGCATTAGAGGAATCGACTGGAAAACTTGAGAGTAATATGACGCAGCAAGGCAGGCATGCTTTGAATGCATCTCAGAGGAGGGAACAACTAGGAGAGACTAGTCTAAAAG gtCCAGCTCCTTCTGTTTTGGAATATCTGTctgagaaagacagagaaagactCAAAGAAGTGAAACGAGCATCTGAACAACAGATGAAAGCAAAAGTAGTGCCTCAGCAGTCACGAAATAGCAGATTCCAGCCAGCCTCCCCAGATGATGCTTCTCGCAAATGGCAAATGTTGTTGGGGGGACAGTTAGCAAATGCTGGTTCTAGTGACTTCAAACCATTTGcaagaaatccagaaaaacaaaagagataTGAAAGTTTTGTGAAAAGTCTtaagcaaggagaaaaag TAGATACATTGGAGCATTATTTAGACCCGAACATGACAGAATGGGAGCGAGGAAGAGAACAAGAGGAGTTCTTCCGTGCAGCAATGTTCTACAAATCCTCAAATTCAACACTGTCATCCAGGTTTACCCGGGCTAAATATGAAGATGATGTTGACAAAGTTGAAGTTCCTCGGGACCAAGAG AATGATATTGATGATAAGGAAACTGCTGTGAAGATGAAGATGTTTGGCAAACTCACAAGAGACAAGTTTGAATGGCATCCTGAAAAGCTGTTGTGTAAAAGATTTAATGTTCCTGATCCATATCCCGA TTCTTCCATTGTTGGGTTACCAAAAGTGAAACGAGACAAGTATTCTGTGTTTAATTTCTTAACTGTGCCTGAGCCCACCACATCTGTAACTCAagcaacaaatgaaaaaatccaACAGAATAACAGTCTCAACA AACCAAAGAAGCCTTCAAGATGGGATGTGTCAGataaagagaaggagaaaaaagattcTATCAGCGAATTCATTAGTCTTGCTAGATCAAAAGCTgatgttcagcagcagccaccagtgCCAGCAACAGAAGAATGTGGAACTGGGCAGAGTGAAACTCTTCCCGCTGAG GTAGCTGATGAAGATAAGgatcaggaagaagaaagcagaccATCCATGGATTTATTTAAGGCCATTTTTGTGAGTTCCTCAGATGAAAAAtcatcttcctctgaagaaGAGAGTGATGAAGAACAGCAACCAACTACTTCAGTAATAGATTCAGAAACCACCAAGCAAGATGATTTACCGGACAGTTCTTCATCTAATGTGCAGG AGAATGTGACTGCTACAGCCGACCCTGGCATTTCTTTGTTGCCTGCTTCAAAGCAGGAACTGGATACAACAGAGGAATTTGGACCAAAGTTGCCTCCAGCTTTTTGTTCTG GCCCTAATAGGCAACAAGAACCTGTGGTGCCAGCAAGTTTTCCTGGGCctagtagaaaagaaaaacataggAAGAACAGAGAGAAACACAAGACTAAGAGAGAACataaacacaaaaaggaaaag aaaaagaaacataagaaacagaaaaacaaaggcaaacacaagaataaaaaatcagaaaaagacagCAGCTCAGACACTTCAGATAGCAGTGACAGCCTTAGTGATATAGATACCACAGGCTTGTCACCCAAGGAACTTCTAAGAAG atTAAAACAACTTCAGTATTGA
- the GPATCH1 gene encoding G patch domain-containing protein 1 isoform X3, producing the protein MAAAESGDSEEEDLASYGTALQPLQEGERIKKPVPLQEQTVKDAKGRYQRFHGAFTGGFSAGYFNTVGTKEGWTPSAFVSSRQKRADRTVLGPEDFMDEEDLSEFGIAPKDITTTDDFASKAKDRIKEKARQIAGVVAAIPGTTAFDDLIGPSKITVGVELLRKMGWKEGQGIGPRVKRKPCRQKPDPAVKIYGCALPPGLSEGSEDEEDEYQPENVTFAPKDVMPVDLTPKENVHGLGYKGLDPSQALFGVSGREHLNLFTGGSEDTSNLLGDLRHNKGRKLGITGQAFGVGALEEEDDDIYATETLSKYDTILKDEEPGDGLYGWTAPKQYKSKKKSEREVKYIGKILDGFSLASKSSTPTKIYRPPDLPRNYRPIHYFRPVIAAGNENSRLQKALEESTGKLESNMTQQGRHALNASQRREQLGETSLKGPAPSVLEYLSEKDRERLKEVKRASEQQMKAKVVPQQSRNSRFQPASPDDASRKWQMLLGGQLANAGSSDFKPFARNPEKQKRYESFVKSLKQGEKDTLEHYLDPNMTEWERGREQEEFFRAAMFYKSSNSTLSSRFTRAKYEDDVDKVEVPRDQENDIDDKETAVKMKMFGKLTRDKFEWHPEKLLCKRFNVPDPYPDSSIVGLPKVKRDKYSVFNFLTVPEPTTSVTQATNEKIQQNNSLNKPKKPSRWDVSDKEKEKKDSISEFISLARSKADVQQQPPVPATEECGTGQSETLPAEVADEDKDQEEESRPSMDLFKAIFVSSSDEKSSSSEEESDEEQQPTTSVIDSETTKQDDLPDSSSSNVQENVTATADPGISLLPASKQELDTTEEFGPKLPPAFCSGPNRQQEPVVPASFPGPSRKEKHRKNREKHKTKREHKHKKEKKKKHKKQKNKGKHKNKKSEKDSSSDTSDSSDSLSDIDTTGLSPKELLRR; encoded by the exons atggcggcggcggaGTCCGGTGACAGCGAGGAGGAGGATCTGGCGAGCTACGGCACCgcgctgcagcccctgcaggaGG GCGAACGAATTAAAAAGCCAGTTCCTCTTCAAGAACAGACTGTTAAAGACGCAAAGGGACGGTATCAGCGTTTCCATGGAGCTTTTACTGGTGGTTTCTCTGCTGGTTACTTTAACACTGTTGGCACGAAGGAAG GATGGACTCCTTCAGCGTTTGTATCATCAAGGCAGAAGAGAGCAGACAGAACCGTTCTTGGACCAGAAGACTTCATGGATGAAGAG GATCTTAGTGAATTTGGGATAGCACCAAAAGATATTACAACCACAGATGATTTTGCATCCAAAGCtaaagacagaataaaagagaaagctaGACAGATTGCAGGAGTAGTTGCTGCCATTCCAGGAACCACTGCATTTGATGATTTAATAGGACCATCAAA aatAACAGTTGGGGTTGAACTGTTACGGAAAATGGGCTGGAAAGAAGGGCAAGGAATTGGACCGCGTGTGAAAAGAAAGCCGTGCAGGCAGAAACCTG ACCCTGCGGTGAAAATATATGGTTGTGCGTTACCACCTGGACTGTCTGAGGGTTCTGAG GATGAAGAGGATGAATACCAGCCAGAGAATGTGACGTTTGCACCAAAAGATGTAATGCCTGTAGATTTGACGCCAAAAGAGAATGTCCATGGACTTGGCTACAAGGGTTTGGACCCCTCACAAGCTTTGTTTGGTGTATCTGGAAGAGAACACCTGAATCTTTTCACAGGTGGTTCCGAAGACACAAGCAATTTACTTGGTGATCTGAGACacaataaaggaagaaaactagGTATTACAGGTCAG gcgTTTGGTGTAGGAGctttggaggaggaggatgatgaTATTTATGCAACTGAAACACTGTCAAAATACGATACAATTCTAAAAGATGAGGAACCTGGAGATGGCTTGTATGGCTGGACAGCACCTAAGCAGTATAAATCCAAAAAAA AGTCTGAAAGAGAAGTTAAATATATAGGCAAAATCTTGGATGGTTTTTCCCTGGCATCAAAATCATCAACTCCAACCAAG ATTTATCGACCACCTGACCTGCCACGAAATTACAGACCAATCCATTACTTTCGACCTGTGATAGcagctggaaatgaaaacagccGTTTACAGAAGGCATTAGAGGAATCGACTGGAAAACTTGAGAGTAATATGACGCAGCAAGGCAGGCATGCTTTGAATGCATCTCAGAGGAGGGAACAACTAGGAGAGACTAGTCTAAAAG gtCCAGCTCCTTCTGTTTTGGAATATCTGTctgagaaagacagagaaagactCAAAGAAGTGAAACGAGCATCTGAACAACAGATGAAAGCAAAAGTAGTGCCTCAGCAGTCACGAAATAGCAGATTCCAGCCAGCCTCCCCAGATGATGCTTCTCGCAAATGGCAAATGTTGTTGGGGGGACAGTTAGCAAATGCTGGTTCTAGTGACTTCAAACCATTTGcaagaaatccagaaaaacaaaagagataTGAAAGTTTTGTGAAAAGTCTtaagcaaggagaaaaag ATACATTGGAGCATTATTTAGACCCGAACATGACAGAATGGGAGCGAGGAAGAGAACAAGAGGAGTTCTTCCGTGCAGCAATGTTCTACAAATCCTCAAATTCAACACTGTCATCCAGGTTTACCCGGGCTAAATATGAAGATGATGTTGACAAAGTTGAAGTTCCTCGGGACCAAGAG AATGATATTGATGATAAGGAAACTGCTGTGAAGATGAAGATGTTTGGCAAACTCACAAGAGACAAGTTTGAATGGCATCCTGAAAAGCTGTTGTGTAAAAGATTTAATGTTCCTGATCCATATCCCGA TTCTTCCATTGTTGGGTTACCAAAAGTGAAACGAGACAAGTATTCTGTGTTTAATTTCTTAACTGTGCCTGAGCCCACCACATCTGTAACTCAagcaacaaatgaaaaaatccaACAGAATAACAGTCTCAACA AACCAAAGAAGCCTTCAAGATGGGATGTGTCAGataaagagaaggagaaaaaagattcTATCAGCGAATTCATTAGTCTTGCTAGATCAAAAGCTgatgttcagcagcagccaccagtgCCAGCAACAGAAGAATGTGGAACTGGGCAGAGTGAAACTCTTCCCGCTGAG GTAGCTGATGAAGATAAGgatcaggaagaagaaagcagaccATCCATGGATTTATTTAAGGCCATTTTTGTGAGTTCCTCAGATGAAAAAtcatcttcctctgaagaaGAGAGTGATGAAGAACAGCAACCAACTACTTCAGTAATAGATTCAGAAACCACCAAGCAAGATGATTTACCGGACAGTTCTTCATCTAATGTGCAGG AGAATGTGACTGCTACAGCCGACCCTGGCATTTCTTTGTTGCCTGCTTCAAAGCAGGAACTGGATACAACAGAGGAATTTGGACCAAAGTTGCCTCCAGCTTTTTGTTCTG GCCCTAATAGGCAACAAGAACCTGTGGTGCCAGCAAGTTTTCCTGGGCctagtagaaaagaaaaacataggAAGAACAGAGAGAAACACAAGACTAAGAGAGAACataaacacaaaaaggaaaag aaaaagaaacataagaaacagaaaaacaaaggcaaacacaagaataaaaaatcagaaaaagacagCAGCTCAGACACTTCAGATAGCAGTGACAGCCTTAGTGATATAGATACCACAGGCTTGTCACCCAAGGAACTTCTAAGAAGGTAA